A stretch of the Mycolicibacterium celeriflavum genome encodes the following:
- a CDS encoding ABC transporter ATP-binding protein → MTAVQSALDVEPVAPEAAPDAAKRAATYDKLALQQLLAPTRARSSRATRYQLLASAATIVPFIGIVEIGRELLAAGRPDPTRVWIVVAVVIVALLVRTLAGGAALTITHFADVDLQRSLRLRIVDKLGKLPLGWFGTRSSGEVRKAVQNDVGELHFLVAHSAVENTGALATPLFGLIYCFYLDWRLGLLAMATVPFYIGVYVALGRDSRVQMERLDRGVERISATIVEFIAGVSVVKTFGEAGKAHKRFADAADEFNDSFAGWVGPLVRVKAVSSIFIDTPVLLLANLVGGYWFVRSGWVTPIEVLGSTLVAVTIPAAVLTVGYSTHIRRQAAAAAGRLKRLLDTPALPVARDPQVPRDNSIRFEDVQFSYDGRNTVLHDISLTLPAGTITALVGASGSGKSTLATLVPRFHDVTAGTVRVGGVDVRDIAPGELYRHVGFVLQDVQLLGISVADNIRLGRADASDEEVVAAAQAARIHDRILQLPNGYDSVVDEDAHFSGGEAQRVSIARALLADTPILVLDEATAFADPDSEAQIQEALSRLIVGRTVLVIAHRLGSIVSADNIVVLDRGRIVEQGRHDDLLAADAQYARMWQSYTAGHAREWEVAR, encoded by the coding sequence CGGACGCCGCCAAGCGGGCCGCCACCTACGACAAGCTCGCGCTGCAGCAGCTGCTCGCCCCGACGCGGGCCCGCAGCTCGCGGGCGACGCGCTACCAACTGCTGGCGTCGGCCGCCACCATCGTGCCCTTCATCGGCATCGTGGAGATCGGTCGCGAGCTGCTCGCCGCCGGGCGGCCGGATCCGACCAGGGTGTGGATCGTCGTGGCGGTGGTGATCGTCGCGCTGCTGGTGCGCACGCTCGCCGGTGGCGCCGCTTTGACCATCACGCATTTCGCCGACGTAGACCTGCAGCGGTCACTGCGGCTGAGGATCGTCGACAAGCTCGGCAAGCTGCCGCTCGGCTGGTTCGGTACCCGGTCGTCGGGCGAGGTGCGCAAGGCCGTGCAGAACGACGTCGGCGAATTGCACTTCCTGGTCGCGCATTCGGCGGTGGAGAACACCGGCGCGCTGGCCACGCCGCTGTTCGGGCTCATCTACTGCTTCTACCTGGACTGGCGGCTGGGCCTGTTGGCGATGGCCACCGTGCCGTTCTACATCGGCGTGTACGTCGCGCTGGGCCGCGATTCCCGGGTACAGATGGAGCGCCTGGACCGGGGGGTCGAACGGATCAGCGCCACCATCGTCGAGTTCATCGCCGGCGTGTCGGTGGTCAAGACCTTCGGCGAAGCGGGTAAGGCGCACAAGCGCTTCGCCGACGCCGCCGACGAGTTCAACGACAGCTTCGCCGGCTGGGTGGGGCCGCTGGTGCGGGTCAAGGCGGTGTCGTCGATCTTCATCGACACACCCGTGCTGCTGCTGGCCAACCTCGTCGGCGGCTACTGGTTCGTCCGAAGCGGCTGGGTGACCCCGATCGAGGTGCTGGGCTCGACGCTGGTCGCGGTGACGATTCCGGCGGCAGTGCTGACCGTCGGCTACTCGACGCACATCCGCAGGCAAGCCGCCGCCGCGGCGGGCCGCCTCAAGCGCCTGCTCGACACGCCCGCGCTGCCCGTCGCCCGCGATCCCCAGGTACCGCGGGACAACTCGATCCGATTCGAGGACGTGCAGTTCTCCTACGACGGCCGAAACACCGTCCTGCACGACATCTCGCTCACCCTGCCGGCCGGGACGATCACCGCGCTGGTCGGAGCGTCGGGCAGCGGCAAGTCCACGCTCGCGACGCTGGTGCCGCGCTTCCACGACGTCACCGCGGGCACGGTGCGCGTCGGCGGCGTCGACGTCCGCGACATCGCTCCCGGCGAGTTGTACCGCCACGTCGGGTTCGTGCTGCAGGATGTGCAACTTCTCGGCATCAGCGTCGCCGACAACATCCGGCTCGGCCGGGCCGACGCCAGCGACGAAGAGGTCGTGGCGGCGGCGCAGGCGGCCCGCATTCACGATCGAATCCTGCAGCTGCCCAACGGTTACGACTCCGTGGTCGACGAGGACGCGCACTTCTCCGGCGGTGAGGCGCAACGGGTCAGCATTGCGCGCGCACTGCTGGCCGACACGCCGATCCTGGTGCTCGACGAGGCGACCGCGTTCGCCGACCCGGATTCGGAAGCCCAGATCCAGGAAGCGCTTTCGCGGCTCATCGTCGGGCGCACCGTGCTGGTGATCGCGCACCGCCTGGGCTCGATCGTGTCCGCGGACAACATCGTCGTGCTGGACCGCGGGCGCATCGTCGAACAGGGCCGACACGACGACCTGCTCGCCGCAGACGCGCAGTATGCGCGAATGTGGCAGAGCTACACCGCGGGTCATGCCCGCGAATGGGAGGTGGCCAGATGA